In Thalassotalea sp. Sam97, a single window of DNA contains:
- a CDS encoding pilus assembly protein PilM — MLSKLWNKNATKMVGIDIGSHAAKAVLISEDKDGYHLEAYAVEPIPKGVVVDRKIQDIEAVSNIIRKLRKRVVSSVQNAAVAISGSTVITKLIYMDVSLNDDELASQIEIEADSLIPYPLDEVSLDFEKLDVNESDPSKVNVLLSAARKDTVEARVAALDAGGFKAKVVDVESYALSRAADLCLSSLPDDIADKTVAFIDIGATMTLFTVVESETNIYSRDQLFGSEQYTRSIVSYYNKSFEEAEKEKIAGELPPTYTFEVLAPFQTTLIQQIRRAIQMYLTFSGKEKLDYLVLSGGTAGLENIQELLSAELGIHAVIANPFQDMLISQHIDEDELALVAPQLMVATGLAMRSFSPCHI, encoded by the coding sequence ATGCTTAGTAAGCTATGGAATAAGAACGCTACTAAAATGGTTGGCATAGACATAGGTTCGCATGCCGCCAAAGCAGTATTAATCAGTGAAGATAAAGATGGCTATCATCTTGAGGCTTATGCTGTCGAGCCTATCCCCAAAGGTGTTGTTGTAGATCGCAAAATTCAAGATATCGAAGCGGTTAGCAATATTATCCGCAAACTACGCAAGCGCGTCGTATCCTCCGTACAAAATGCCGCCGTAGCTATTTCTGGCTCTACCGTTATTACCAAGCTTATTTACATGGATGTGTCCCTCAATGACGATGAGTTGGCCAGCCAAATTGAAATCGAAGCCGACAGTTTGATTCCATACCCGTTAGATGAAGTGAGTCTGGATTTTGAAAAGCTTGACGTCAATGAATCAGATCCAAGTAAGGTTAACGTATTGCTGAGTGCTGCTCGAAAAGACACCGTTGAAGCGCGTGTCGCAGCGCTTGATGCCGGGGGGTTTAAGGCGAAAGTGGTCGATGTTGAATCATACGCATTAAGTCGCGCTGCTGATTTGTGTCTATCTTCGTTACCGGACGATATCGCCGATAAAACGGTCGCATTTATCGATATTGGCGCAACCATGACCCTGTTTACCGTTGTTGAATCGGAAACCAACATCTACAGCCGTGATCAGTTGTTTGGCTCAGAACAATACACCCGCTCAATCGTCTCTTATTACAATAAGTCGTTTGAAGAAGCTGAAAAAGAAAAGATTGCTGGCGAATTGCCACCAACCTATACATTTGAAGTATTAGCCCCATTCCAAACAACGTTGATTCAACAGATACGTCGTGCCATCCAAATGTACCTAACCTTTAGTGGTAAAGAAAAACTCGACTATCTAGTTCTTTCTGGTGGTACAGCCGGACTAGAAAATATTCAAGAGCTATTGTCTGCTGAATTAGGTATTCATGCAGTTATTGCTAATCCATTTCAAGATATGTTGATAAGTCAGCATATTGATGAAGATGAACTCGCGCTTGTTGCACCGCAATTAATGGTGGCGACAGGTTTGGCGATGAGGAGTTTTTCGCCATGCCACATATAA
- a CDS encoding penicillin-binding protein 1A gives MQIFKRLVKLLAALMLLGLLTVGALYLYVKDDLPSVEVLRDIQLQIPMQIYSAEGKLISQYGTKRRIPVKLEDMPDKLIQAFLATEDNRFYEHFGVDPIGMFRAAFLWVSTGEIQGGASTITMQTARNFFLTREQKITRKIREIFISLHMERLLSKDQILELYLNKIELSHRAFGVGAAAQVYYGKQLDELTLGEIAVIAGLPKAPSTYNPISNPKRAKFRRTTVLQRMLVSGYITQEEFNQANSEEIHTKRHGVDIQLSAPYVAEMANKKVLEMYGSDYAYTKGLKVYTTVQSELQVAARDAVVNNIYAYDQRHGYRGPVQYLWLAAKDKVITLNKAKDYKDAEELESFKQMINALPELPVSKDRQLEAISAVEAFRDLQAALVINVAEKSADIMTTSGEMLTLDWDGLKWARRFIDDKTQGRAPTKAADVVLSGEVILIRPLNADSWQLSQVPEVSAGLVAISPDNGAILASIGGYSFKQSQFNRITQANRQVGSNIKPFVYSAALKHGYTLASIVNDAPINQWDKSSGFVWRPKNSPAVYEGPLTVRTGLAKSKNVMSVRLLRGIKINNLIDHLIKFGIDRSALPKNESIALGSPSFTPLQVVTGYSAFANQGFLIAPYIIERIEDANGEILYQAEPKIACLECEQAQLQYASDFDPNSQIDVNLLTKPVAPRILSRGNAFLVTEAMNSVIWGGGGDWSKGTGWSGTGWRAKALKRRDIAGKTGTTNESKDAWFTGFSRHLAASSWIGFDDPSRNLGRTRVNRNMGKKQTAGAEAGANAAQPAWIAFMQQALTQYPYAPFPRPDDIVSIRIDKKTGKRTNKTDSSTRFEYFIQGTEPQEWVVEDNIEEILQPELSPSEEEIF, from the coding sequence GTGCAAATTTTCAAAAGGTTAGTCAAATTATTGGCAGCCCTTATGTTACTTGGCTTACTCACAGTAGGAGCATTGTATCTATACGTAAAAGACGATTTGCCGAGTGTTGAGGTATTGCGAGATATACAATTGCAAATCCCAATGCAAATTTATTCTGCCGAGGGTAAACTGATATCCCAGTACGGTACTAAGCGTCGTATTCCGGTTAAATTAGAAGACATGCCGGACAAACTTATTCAAGCGTTTCTCGCTACCGAAGACAATCGTTTCTATGAGCACTTTGGCGTTGACCCTATCGGTATGTTCCGCGCCGCATTTTTATGGGTAAGTACCGGTGAAATACAAGGTGGTGCGAGTACCATCACCATGCAAACCGCACGTAATTTCTTTTTAACCAGAGAGCAAAAAATTACCCGCAAGATACGAGAAATATTCATCTCGCTCCATATGGAGAGGCTACTCAGCAAGGACCAAATATTAGAGCTGTATTTAAATAAAATTGAGCTAAGTCATCGTGCGTTTGGTGTAGGTGCTGCAGCGCAAGTCTATTACGGCAAGCAACTTGATGAATTAACTCTTGGGGAAATTGCGGTTATCGCCGGCTTACCGAAAGCGCCAAGCACCTATAACCCGATTAGTAATCCCAAGCGCGCCAAGTTTCGTCGCACAACAGTGCTACAGCGTATGTTAGTAAGTGGTTACATCACCCAAGAAGAATTTAATCAAGCTAATAGTGAAGAAATCCACACTAAAAGACATGGTGTCGACATTCAGTTAAGCGCACCATATGTTGCCGAAATGGCCAATAAAAAAGTGCTTGAAATGTATGGTAGTGACTACGCTTACACCAAAGGTTTAAAAGTATATACAACCGTGCAATCTGAGCTACAAGTTGCGGCTCGAGATGCTGTGGTCAACAACATTTACGCCTACGATCAACGCCATGGCTACCGTGGACCTGTGCAATACTTGTGGTTAGCCGCAAAAGATAAAGTTATCACACTTAACAAAGCTAAAGACTACAAAGACGCCGAGGAGCTAGAATCATTTAAGCAAATGATCAATGCCCTTCCCGAGCTACCCGTTAGCAAAGATCGACAACTTGAAGCCATATCAGCGGTAGAGGCTTTCCGTGATTTACAGGCTGCATTAGTTATCAATGTTGCCGAAAAGAGCGCAGACATTATGACCACGAGTGGTGAGATGCTCACTCTTGATTGGGATGGATTGAAATGGGCACGTCGATTTATTGACGATAAAACACAAGGCCGGGCACCAACTAAGGCCGCAGATGTGGTACTCAGTGGTGAAGTTATTCTGATTCGCCCACTCAATGCGGACAGTTGGCAACTCAGTCAAGTTCCGGAGGTTTCAGCAGGTCTAGTCGCCATATCACCAGATAACGGTGCCATATTAGCCAGTATCGGGGGCTATAGTTTTAAGCAAAGTCAATTTAACCGTATTACCCAAGCTAATCGTCAGGTTGGTTCAAATATTAAACCGTTTGTTTATTCTGCCGCATTAAAACATGGTTATACGTTAGCATCGATCGTTAATGATGCGCCCATTAACCAATGGGATAAAAGCTCGGGTTTTGTTTGGCGTCCTAAAAATTCACCTGCCGTTTATGAAGGTCCACTGACGGTCAGAACAGGTTTAGCAAAGTCGAAAAACGTTATGTCAGTGAGGTTACTAAGAGGCATTAAAATCAATAACCTTATTGATCACCTGATAAAATTTGGCATCGATCGCAGCGCTTTACCAAAGAACGAATCGATAGCGTTAGGATCACCGTCTTTTACACCGTTACAAGTGGTTACCGGCTATTCTGCCTTTGCTAACCAAGGTTTTTTAATAGCACCATACATTATTGAGCGTATCGAAGATGCTAATGGTGAAATACTATATCAAGCTGAACCAAAGATAGCCTGCTTAGAGTGTGAGCAAGCGCAATTGCAGTATGCTAGTGATTTCGATCCCAATAGCCAAATCGATGTCAACTTACTCACTAAGCCAGTGGCACCACGTATTTTATCACGTGGTAATGCGTTTTTAGTCACCGAAGCGATGAACAGCGTGATTTGGGGTGGCGGTGGCGACTGGTCGAAAGGCACCGGCTGGAGCGGTACAGGTTGGCGCGCAAAAGCGCTTAAACGTCGTGATATCGCTGGCAAAACAGGAACAACTAACGAGTCTAAAGATGCTTGGTTTACAGGCTTTAGCCGACACCTAGCCGCAAGCAGCTGGATAGGCTTTGACGATCCGAGTCGTAACCTTGGTCGTACTCGTGTGAACCGAAATATGGGCAAGAAACAAACTGCGGGCGCTGAAGCTGGTGCTAACGCCGCTCAGCCTGCTTGGATTGCCTTTATGCAACAAGCGCTAACACAGTATCCTTATGCACCATTTCCTCGTCCCGATGATATTGTTTCAATAAGAATTGATAAAAAAACAGGTAAGCGTACCAATAAAACCGATTCAAGCACTCGTTTTGAATATTTTATTCAAGGGACTGAACCACAAGAATGGGTCGTTGAAGACAATATTGAAGAAATTTTACAGCCGGAATTAAGTCCAAGTGAGGAAGAAATATTCTAA
- a CDS encoding mechanosensitive ion channel family protein: MDPVETTEPIENIESMVVQSVQGHLDAFIQWLMSFSVTLVAAFVVLWISFWLVKRILNFLDAAMTRRKVEITLHKFLLNIISLALKAICLIIFASMIGVETASLIALLGAAGLAVGLAIQGSLANFAGGIIILFFRPFKAGDVIQAQGFTGKIEEIQIFNTILITFDNRKIFIPNGMLSNGCLINDFAHPTRRVDMRFGVSYSDSIPHVRQVISSVLDADERILKTPPPDIFVVEHGASSVNFVVRPWVRTEDYWPVYFSVHEELKLAFDKEGISIPFPQTDVHIIAQPNNSITNAPPSP; encoded by the coding sequence ATGGACCCGGTAGAAACAACAGAACCCATTGAAAATATTGAGAGTATGGTCGTACAAAGCGTGCAAGGTCATCTCGATGCCTTTATTCAATGGTTAATGAGTTTTTCCGTGACCTTAGTCGCTGCATTCGTCGTTTTATGGATTTCTTTTTGGCTTGTTAAACGCATTCTCAACTTTTTAGATGCAGCAATGACTCGACGAAAAGTTGAGATCACCCTACATAAATTCTTACTCAACATTATTAGTCTCGCTTTAAAAGCGATTTGCTTGATTATCTTTGCCTCAATGATTGGCGTTGAGACGGCATCTCTGATTGCTTTGCTTGGTGCGGCGGGCTTAGCGGTTGGTTTAGCGATACAAGGTAGTTTAGCGAACTTCGCCGGCGGTATTATCATTCTCTTCTTCCGTCCATTTAAAGCTGGTGATGTTATTCAAGCGCAAGGCTTTACCGGTAAAATTGAAGAGATTCAGATCTTTAATACAATACTCATCACCTTTGATAACCGAAAGATATTCATTCCTAATGGCATGCTATCTAACGGCTGTTTAATTAATGACTTTGCGCACCCTACACGACGCGTCGACATGCGTTTTGGCGTGAGTTATAGCGATTCCATTCCGCATGTGCGACAAGTAATCAGCAGTGTACTCGATGCCGATGAACGAATTCTAAAAACACCACCCCCTGACATATTCGTCGTTGAACATGGCGCGAGCTCGGTCAATTTTGTGGTTCGCCCATGGGTAAGGACAGAAGATTATTGGCCTGTTTATTTTTCGGTCCATGAAGAACTTAAATTAGCATTTGATAAAGAAGGGATTAGTATTCCTTTCCCACAAACAGATGTACATATTATTGCGCAACCAAATAACAGCATCACAAATGCCCCACCTTCGCCATAG
- a CDS encoding DUF445 family protein, which produces MNKNFITNFTAAMITLLGYVIANDLLFWVGVFALSGAITNTLAVHMLFEKIPFLYGSGVIPARFEDFKLGIRELMMNQFFTNENIDRFLTEQNGDGLQIDLAPVIEQVDLEPAFDSLVNTIEQSSFASMLAMLGGREALLPLKQPFIEKMQRYLLKLSNNEQLTNAVKQQLEQPKVLDTVREKVAAIIDKRLDELTPQLVKQIIQDMIRKHLGWLVVWGGVFGGLIGLISSYIITL; this is translated from the coding sequence CTGAATAAAAACTTCATCACTAACTTTACTGCGGCAATGATCACCTTATTGGGCTATGTCATTGCTAACGATTTATTGTTTTGGGTTGGCGTGTTTGCTTTATCAGGTGCAATAACCAATACCTTAGCTGTGCACATGCTATTTGAAAAAATACCTTTTCTCTATGGGTCTGGTGTTATTCCCGCACGATTTGAAGATTTTAAGCTAGGTATTCGTGAATTGATGATGAATCAATTCTTTACCAATGAAAATATCGATCGATTTTTGACTGAGCAAAATGGTGACGGTTTACAAATCGATCTTGCGCCAGTAATCGAGCAGGTTGATTTAGAACCCGCCTTTGACTCGTTAGTTAACACTATCGAACAATCGTCATTTGCTAGTATGTTAGCGATGCTTGGCGGGCGCGAAGCATTATTACCTTTAAAACAGCCCTTTATTGAAAAAATGCAACGCTATTTACTTAAGCTAAGTAACAACGAACAGTTAACCAACGCCGTAAAACAACAGCTTGAGCAACCTAAAGTGCTCGACACGGTGCGTGAGAAGGTTGCTGCGATTATCGATAAGCGCTTAGATGAATTAACGCCACAGTTGGTCAAGCAAATAATTCAAGATATGATCCGCAAGCACCTCGGCTGGCTAGTGGTTTGGGGTGGTGTGTTTGGTGGTTTGATTGGCTTAATCAGCAGTTATATCATCACCCTGTAA
- a CDS encoding amino acid aminotransferase has product MFGNLSALPADPILGLLAKYRLDQNPKKIDLGVGVYKDEQGHTAILDCVKTAEKFRFENEDTKVYIGPTGSPLFNEKMTELVFGEHKVISENRVRTVSAPGGTGALRVAAEFIRACKSGATIWVSDPTWANHTGLFQASGLNVKTYPYYDFENKNLKFDEMKATLATVAADDVVLLHACCHNPSGMDLNQQQWQEIVELTKQQGFTPLIDMAYQGFGDGLDDDAYGVRLMADNVDEMILASSCSKNFGLYRERIGACSIIGKDVATTDIANSVLLSVVRCIYSMPPAHGAAIVETILNSTELTGQWHQELAEMRNRINGNRQLLVDKLLEQGVARDFSFITEQKGMFSFLGITPEQVQRLQDEFSIYMVGSSRMSIAGIAKSNVDYLAQSIAKVL; this is encoded by the coding sequence ATGTTCGGTAACCTTTCAGCACTTCCGGCCGACCCTATCCTTGGTTTGTTGGCAAAATACAGACTTGATCAAAACCCTAAAAAAATAGACCTTGGCGTAGGTGTTTATAAAGATGAGCAAGGTCATACCGCAATTTTAGATTGCGTTAAAACCGCTGAAAAATTCCGTTTCGAAAACGAAGACACCAAAGTGTATATTGGCCCAACCGGTTCGCCGCTGTTTAACGAGAAAATGACCGAGTTGGTATTTGGTGAACATAAAGTGATCAGTGAAAACCGTGTACGTACGGTATCGGCGCCAGGCGGTACAGGTGCATTGCGCGTTGCAGCCGAGTTTATTCGTGCATGTAAAAGTGGCGCAACGATTTGGGTTAGCGATCCAACATGGGCAAACCATACGGGTCTGTTCCAAGCATCTGGACTCAACGTAAAAACCTACCCTTATTATGACTTTGAAAATAAAAACCTAAAATTTGACGAAATGAAAGCGACGTTAGCAACGGTTGCTGCTGACGACGTTGTGCTATTGCACGCATGCTGTCACAATCCAAGCGGTATGGATTTGAATCAACAGCAATGGCAAGAAATTGTTGAGCTCACCAAGCAACAAGGTTTTACCCCTCTTATTGACATGGCCTACCAAGGCTTTGGTGATGGCTTAGATGACGACGCATACGGCGTTCGCTTAATGGCAGACAACGTTGATGAGATGATCCTAGCAAGCTCTTGTTCAAAAAACTTTGGTTTATATCGTGAACGCATCGGTGCCTGTTCAATTATTGGTAAAGATGTGGCAACAACAGACATCGCCAACTCAGTATTATTAAGTGTGGTACGTTGTATTTATTCTATGCCGCCAGCACACGGTGCCGCAATTGTTGAAACCATCCTTAATTCAACTGAATTAACTGGCCAATGGCATCAAGAGTTGGCAGAAATGCGTAACCGCATTAATGGTAACCGCCAGTTGTTAGTTGATAAGTTACTCGAACAAGGCGTAGCACGTGACTTTAGCTTTATTACTGAGCAAAAAGGCATGTTCTCCTTCCTAGGTATTACCCCAGAACAAGTGCAACGCTTGCAAGATGAATTCAGCATCTACATGGTCGGCTCAAGCCGTATGAGTATTGCAGGCATTGCTAAGTCAAATGTTGACTACTTAGCGCAGAGTATCGCTAAGGTTCTATAA
- a CDS encoding aminotransferase class IV produces MANSSHHSNTDERNEHIKVNINGELVDRHQAKISVFDSGFILGDGVWEGLRLHHGKLPFIDKHMRRLFDGAKALDLDIGISKEELVERILQTCHVNDMSDDVHIRVMVSRGVKSTPYQDPRVTISSATIVIIPEYKQPAAQTLAAGLNLYTVYVRRGAPDVQDQKLNTHSKLNCIFACIQATKAGADEALMLDPHGFVSTCNSTHFFIVRDNEVWTSTGDYCLAGITRSNVINLCRQIGIKVHQKNFTLADVYAADEAFVTGTFAGVTPVNSVDGRNIGDFAEHGKGEMVSRLQHAYQQLIKNECR; encoded by the coding sequence ATGGCAAACAGCAGTCATCATAGCAATACCGATGAGCGTAACGAGCACATTAAAGTAAACATCAATGGCGAGTTAGTGGATCGCCATCAAGCCAAAATTTCGGTGTTTGATTCTGGCTTTATTTTAGGTGATGGAGTGTGGGAAGGTCTGCGCCTACATCATGGTAAATTACCTTTCATCGACAAACATATGCGTCGTTTATTCGATGGTGCCAAAGCGCTCGATTTGGACATAGGTATTAGCAAAGAAGAATTAGTCGAACGGATCTTACAAACCTGCCATGTCAATGATATGAGCGATGATGTACATATTCGGGTGATGGTATCGCGCGGTGTAAAATCGACACCGTATCAAGATCCACGCGTTACCATTTCATCAGCAACCATCGTTATTATTCCCGAGTATAAACAGCCCGCAGCACAAACATTAGCAGCGGGATTAAATTTATACACAGTGTATGTGCGCCGTGGTGCGCCCGATGTGCAAGATCAAAAACTTAACACTCATTCCAAGCTCAATTGTATTTTTGCCTGCATTCAAGCCACCAAAGCGGGTGCTGATGAGGCTCTGATGCTAGATCCACACGGCTTTGTGTCAACGTGTAACTCAACACATTTCTTTATTGTCCGCGATAATGAGGTATGGACTTCGACCGGTGACTACTGTCTTGCCGGTATTACTCGAAGTAACGTCATCAACCTTTGCCGGCAAATAGGCATAAAGGTTCATCAAAAAAACTTTACTCTCGCTGACGTCTATGCGGCGGATGAAGCCTTTGTGACTGGTACATTTGCCGGCGTCACCCCAGTCAACTCGGTAGATGGTCGCAACATTGGCGACTTCGCAGAGCATGGTAAAGGTGAAATGGTAAGTCGCCTGCAACACGCATATCAACAGCTGATAAAAAATGAGTGCCGCTAA
- a CDS encoding HAD family hydrolase, whose amino-acid sequence MTLNIAMWSGPRNISTAMMRSFENRDDTCVIDEPFYGYYLKQTGADHPLAEQVIASQPTRWQDVSAQLISNKTQPICYQKLMTHHMLDDIDLQWCKQLRHCFLIRDPKQVIHSYLQKMPSVCDDDIGIIKQWRLYQQLADITKQRMPIIDSNDILKAPKTMLQKLCEQLDIHFDEKMLNWPKGKRDSDGVWASHWYKNVENSTGFSRYSYSDTSLPNELGAMLERNNDYYQQMYEKRIKI is encoded by the coding sequence ATGACTCTCAATATTGCCATGTGGTCGGGGCCGCGCAATATCTCAACAGCAATGATGCGTTCATTTGAAAATCGCGACGACACCTGTGTTATTGATGAACCGTTTTACGGTTATTATCTAAAACAAACCGGTGCTGATCACCCTCTTGCAGAGCAAGTTATCGCCTCACAACCAACGCGCTGGCAAGACGTTAGCGCACAGTTAATCAGCAATAAGACACAACCAATATGCTATCAGAAGCTGATGACGCATCACATGCTCGATGATATTGACTTACAGTGGTGCAAGCAATTACGACATTGCTTTCTCATTCGCGATCCCAAACAGGTGATCCACTCCTACTTACAAAAAATGCCCAGCGTCTGTGATGACGATATTGGCATCATCAAGCAATGGCGGCTCTATCAGCAACTTGCTGACATCACCAAACAGCGTATGCCGATAATAGACAGTAACGACATACTCAAGGCTCCCAAGACCATGTTGCAAAAACTCTGTGAACAACTCGACATTCACTTTGATGAAAAGATGCTCAACTGGCCCAAGGGGAAACGCGATAGTGATGGCGTTTGGGCAAGTCACTGGTATAAAAATGTCGAAAATTCCACTGGCTTTAGTCGTTACAGCTATAGCGACACTTCGCTACCGAACGAATTAGGTGCGATGCTAGAGCGCAACAACGATTATTATCAGCAAATGTATGAAAAACGCATTAAAATATAG
- the gmk gene encoding guanylate kinase, protein MVTVPGNLFILSAPSGAGKSSLIKALLAEQSTRPMQVSVSHTTRAPRPGEENGVHYHFVSKQEFEQRISNGEFYEWAEVFGNYYGTSESAIDAQLQQGIDVFLDIDWQGAQQVRLKKPQVTTIFICPPSKQELEQRLRNRGQDSDEVISDRMAQAKSECSHYQEFDYIVVNDNFEQALTDLKVIIANQRLKQSQQAIQHQALFNALLEE, encoded by the coding sequence ATTGTGACCGTTCCTGGAAACCTGTTTATTTTGTCTGCGCCTAGCGGTGCTGGAAAATCTAGTCTCATTAAAGCGCTACTTGCTGAACAAAGTACTCGCCCAATGCAAGTATCCGTTTCCCATACCACTCGAGCGCCACGTCCAGGTGAAGAAAACGGTGTGCACTATCATTTTGTCAGTAAACAAGAGTTCGAACAGCGCATTAGCAATGGTGAATTCTATGAGTGGGCTGAAGTTTTTGGTAACTACTATGGTACTAGCGAATCTGCTATCGACGCACAATTACAACAAGGTATCGATGTATTTCTTGATATCGATTGGCAAGGTGCGCAGCAAGTTCGCCTGAAAAAGCCACAAGTAACAACGATTTTTATTTGCCCACCGTCAAAACAAGAATTAGAGCAACGTTTGCGCAACCGTGGTCAGGACAGCGATGAGGTTATCAGTGACCGTATGGCACAAGCGAAATCGGAATGTTCTCACTACCAAGAGTTTGACTACATTGTCGTTAATGATAATTTTGAACAAGCATTGACCGATTTAAAGGTAATTATTGCCAATCAGCGCTTAAAGCAATCACAGCAAGCGATTCAGCATCAGGCGCTATTTAACGCCCTGCTTGAAGAGTAA
- the rpoZ gene encoding DNA-directed RNA polymerase subunit omega has protein sequence MARVTVEDAVEKVGNRFDLILIASRRARQIATGGKDPLVEVENDKPTVLALREIEQNLINNDIMDNADRQEQVQQESAELAAVAAIVGNQV, from the coding sequence ATGGCTCGCGTTACTGTTGAAGATGCAGTGGAAAAGGTTGGTAACCGTTTTGATCTTATCCTTATTGCCTCGCGTCGTGCACGTCAAATCGCTACAGGCGGTAAAGATCCATTGGTTGAAGTAGAGAACGACAAACCAACGGTACTAGCGCTTCGAGAAATCGAACAAAACCTTATCAACAACGACATTATGGACAATGCTGATCGTCAAGAACAGGTTCAGCAAGAATCTGCAGAATTAGCAGCTGTTGCCGCTATCGTTGGTAATCAGGTATAA